One window from the genome of Anaerococcus sp. Marseille-Q7828 encodes:
- a CDS encoding heavy metal translocating P-type ATPase — protein sequence MKQRYDITGMSCSACQANVTRAVKKLGVNDVNVNLINESMSVDYDDGKISDDDIINAVESIGYGASLKSAETPKTSGKKNEDSLEDETKHRLKVSFAFMIPLLYLAMGPMVGLPVPDFVTGPEGALNNAFLQFLLTIPVLFVNRKFFTSGFKGLINRAPNMDTLVALGSSAATIYGIFSIMRMAYGLGFGDFDLVNTYMHSLYFESAATILTLITLGKYFEAKSKGRTKASLENLINLAPKKATRIVDGKQEEVDVDQINKGDIILIRPGDSIPVDGVIVEGSSVIDESAITGESIPVNKSVDDQVVTATINKDGSFKFKATAVGEDTTLAQIINLVNEANETKAPIAKMADKISAVFVPVVIVISILTFVIWMLLGYDFEFALNLMISVLVISCPCALGLATPMSIMVSTGKSAELGLLFKNAESLENLHKVDTILLDKTGTITEGRPVVTDIETSMDERDFLELATSIESSSEHPLSTAITTYADENNIHPVKVHEFNALSGKGIKAIVDSKTYFAGNLRLMKEENIDLVDYESVAEKYASQGKTSMYFSDERKVLGIIAVKDVAKNTSKIAIDELKNLGYEVTMVTGDNATTAEAIRSELNIDKKFAEVLPQDKDKVVKELQDTGKKVTMVGDGINDAPALARSDIGMAIGNGTDVAIDSADVVLMRNSLLDIVSSIELSKATIKTIKQNLFWAFFYNVILIPVAAGLLYPSFGITLNPMFAAFAMSVSSIFVCINSLRLKGFRPEFKNQKEIEKILDENPEERKINENNKGENKMAQTNKLLVNVDGMTCNHCKANVEKALKELTFVENAEVNLDNKNAEVTYFGTADEKAIEEAINEAGYEYKGIEYK from the coding sequence ATGAAACAACGTTATGATATAACAGGCATGTCATGCTCTGCTTGCCAGGCTAATGTTACAAGAGCTGTAAAAAAGCTCGGTGTAAATGATGTCAATGTCAATCTTATCAATGAATCTATGAGTGTTGATTATGATGATGGCAAGATATCAGATGATGATATAATAAATGCTGTCGAAAGTATCGGATATGGTGCAAGTTTAAAATCAGCAGAAACACCTAAAACGAGTGGTAAAAAAAATGAGGATTCATTAGAAGACGAAACCAAACATAGATTAAAAGTTTCCTTTGCCTTTATGATCCCACTTTTGTATCTAGCTATGGGACCAATGGTAGGATTACCTGTGCCAGATTTTGTAACTGGACCAGAAGGTGCTTTAAACAATGCTTTCTTACAGTTTTTATTAACTATCCCCGTATTGTTTGTGAATAGAAAATTCTTTACATCTGGTTTTAAAGGCCTTATAAATAGGGCTCCTAACATGGATACTCTAGTAGCCTTAGGATCTAGTGCAGCTACAATATATGGAATCTTTTCTATAATGCGTATGGCTTATGGTCTAGGTTTTGGAGACTTTGACTTAGTAAATACCTATATGCATAGCCTATATTTTGAATCTGCAGCAACGATTCTTACACTAATAACCTTAGGTAAATATTTTGAAGCAAAATCTAAGGGCAGGACAAAGGCTAGTCTAGAAAACTTAATCAACCTTGCCCCTAAAAAAGCTACAAGGATTGTAGATGGAAAGCAAGAAGAAGTAGATGTTGATCAGATTAATAAGGGTGATATTATCCTAATTAGACCTGGTGATTCCATACCAGTTGATGGTGTAATAGTAGAAGGTTCTTCAGTAATTGATGAATCAGCTATTACTGGTGAATCTATTCCTGTTAATAAGAGTGTAGATGATCAAGTAGTAACAGCTACTATAAATAAAGATGGATCATTTAAGTTTAAAGCTACAGCTGTTGGTGAAGATACAACCCTTGCTCAAATCATTAACCTAGTAAATGAGGCTAATGAAACTAAGGCACCAATTGCAAAAATGGCGGATAAAATTTCAGCTGTATTTGTACCAGTTGTGATTGTTATATCCATACTTACTTTTGTTATATGGATGCTTTTAGGGTATGACTTCGAGTTTGCCTTAAATCTTATGATTTCAGTATTAGTAATATCATGTCCATGTGCCCTAGGTCTTGCAACACCAATGTCTATAATGGTGTCTACTGGAAAGTCAGCTGAGCTTGGATTGTTATTTAAAAATGCTGAATCCCTAGAAAACTTACACAAGGTAGATACAATCCTACTAGATAAAACAGGAACTATTACTGAAGGTAGACCAGTTGTTACTGATATAGAAACTAGCATGGATGAAAGAGATTTCTTAGAGCTTGCTACAAGTATAGAAAGTTCATCCGAACACCCACTAAGTACAGCTATTACAACTTATGCTGATGAAAATAACATTCATCCAGTTAAAGTTCATGAATTTAATGCTCTATCTGGTAAGGGTATCAAAGCTATAGTAGATTCTAAGACTTATTTTGCTGGTAACCTTAGACTAATGAAAGAAGAAAATATTGACCTAGTTGATTATGAAAGTGTAGCTGAAAAATATGCAAGCCAAGGCAAAACTTCAATGTATTTTTCTGATGAAAGGAAAGTACTTGGAATTATAGCAGTAAAAGATGTTGCTAAAAATACATCTAAGATAGCAATTGATGAGCTTAAAAACCTAGGTTATGAAGTAACTATGGTAACTGGAGATAATGCTACAACGGCCGAAGCAATTAGATCTGAACTTAATATAGATAAGAAATTTGCTGAAGTTCTTCCTCAAGATAAGGATAAAGTTGTGAAAGAACTCCAGGATACGGGTAAGAAAGTAACCATGGTAGGTGATGGTATAAATGATGCTCCAGCACTTGCCAGAAGTGATATAGGTATGGCTATAGGTAATGGTACTGATGTTGCTATAGATTCAGCTGATGTAGTTTTAATGAGAAACTCATTGCTTGATATAGTTAGTTCAATTGAATTATCTAAAGCAACAATTAAAACTATAAAGCAAAATCTATTCTGGGCATTTTTCTACAATGTTATCTTAATTCCAGTAGCTGCAGGATTATTATATCCAAGCTTTGGAATTACTCTAAATCCTATGTTTGCAGCCTTTGCTATGAGTGTATCATCTATATTTGTATGTATTAACTCATTAAGGTTAAAGGGATTTAGACCTGAATTTAAAAATCAAAAAGAAATTGAAAAAATATTAGATGAAAACCCAGAAGAAAGAAAAATAAATGAAAATAATAAAGGAGAAAATAAAATGGCACAAACAAATAAATTATTAGTAAATGTAGATGGAATGACATGCAATCACTGTAAAGCAAATGTAGAAAAAGCTTTAAAGGAATTAACATTTGTTGAAAATGCAGAAGTTAATTTAGATAATAAAAACGCTGAAGTAACATATTTTGGAACTGCTGACGAGAAAGCAATTGAAGAAGCTATAAATGAAGCAGGATATGAATATAAGGGTATCGAATATAAATAA
- a CDS encoding acylphosphatase, with the protein MKRYRILFKGRVQGVGFRFTAKMIADRLNLTGSVKNLYNYDVESYVQGEVENIERFIYELQNQRFIRIESIDKTEVDTIQDENSFDIIG; encoded by the coding sequence ATGAAAAGATATAGGATTTTGTTTAAAGGAAGAGTCCAAGGCGTTGGTTTTAGATTTACTGCAAAGATGATAGCAGATAGATTAAATTTAACAGGTAGTGTCAAAAATTTATATAACTATGATGTTGAATCTTATGTACAAGGAGAAGTAGAGAATATAGAAAGATTCATATATGAATTACAAAACCAAAGATTTATTAGGATAGAATCGATTGATAAAACTGAAGTTGATACGATCCAAGATGAAAATTCTTTTGATATAATTGGCTAA
- a CDS encoding Mur ligase family protein → MSFKNKFSKVIAKIVRAGLRLTKHNATSLPGYVAYKLDKDILDELSKNTKFIFVTGTNGKTMTTHFLVSILKQRYDKVYTNESGSNMIQGIITTLLDNPANEETIAVLEVDEANLVKIGKNIKADYVVFTNIFRDQMDRFGEIYNIYAKLIDGMKVMPDAKIIANGDLPIFNYKEMKDFNRSYFAIRDYSKASDNYELDAELNSDGILCPNCHSVLKYRLNNYASLGDYACPNCDFRTPDITYSIDELIKLDANYSEFILNVKKYEVNVGGLYNVYNALAALSVAKELGLSDQEIYQGLRNQKNVFGRQENVVIDGKNLTINLVKNPTGLNQIIDLMMLEENEISLICLLNDKYADGTDISWIYDSYYEKLKDLDIKDIYVSGIRKKDMKRRLEIAEIFDGEISEFDYEKEIFDVIKNSKTDNIYILSTYTAMLKLREVLAL, encoded by the coding sequence ATGAGTTTTAAAAATAAATTTTCAAAAGTAATAGCAAAAATAGTTAGGGCAGGCCTTAGGCTTACAAAACATAATGCCACTAGTCTGCCAGGATATGTAGCTTATAAATTAGATAAAGATATACTAGATGAGTTATCAAAAAATACCAAGTTTATTTTCGTAACAGGAACAAACGGAAAGACTATGACAACTCATTTTTTGGTAAGCATACTTAAACAAAGGTATGACAAGGTCTATACAAATGAATCAGGATCAAATATGATTCAAGGTATTATCACAACATTATTAGATAACCCTGCCAATGAAGAGACAATAGCAGTGTTAGAAGTTGACGAGGCTAATCTAGTTAAAATTGGCAAAAATATAAAGGCTGATTATGTTGTATTTACAAATATCTTTAGAGACCAAATGGATAGGTTTGGCGAAATATATAATATATACGCAAAGCTTATTGATGGAATGAAAGTTATGCCCGATGCAAAAATAATTGCAAATGGAGATTTGCCAATATTTAATTACAAAGAAATGAAAGACTTTAATAGGTCTTACTTTGCAATAAGAGATTATTCAAAGGCTAGTGATAACTATGAGTTAGATGCAGAACTTAATTCAGATGGGATTTTGTGTCCGAACTGTCACAGCGTACTTAAATACAGATTAAATAATTACGCTTCATTGGGTGATTATGCATGCCCAAATTGTGATTTCCGCACACCTGATATAACATACAGCATAGATGAGCTTATAAAGCTAGATGCTAATTATTCCGAATTCATATTAAATGTCAAAAAATATGAGGTAAATGTCGGTGGCTTATATAATGTTTATAATGCTCTTGCTGCGCTAAGTGTAGCAAAGGAGCTTGGACTAAGTGATCAAGAGATTTACCAAGGACTAAGAAATCAAAAAAATGTCTTTGGCAGACAAGAAAATGTAGTTATAGATGGTAAAAACCTAACTATAAACCTAGTAAAAAATCCTACTGGTCTTAATCAGATAATTGATCTAATGATGCTAGAAGAAAATGAAATATCTCTAATTTGCCTATTGAATGATAAATACGCTGACGGAACCGATATAAGTTGGATTTATGATTCATATTATGAAAAATTAAAAGACCTAGATATTAAAGATATATATGTCTCTGGAATCAGAAAAAAGGATATGAAAAGGCGACTAGAAATAGCAGAAATATTTGATGGTGAAATTTCAGAATTCGATTACGAAAAAGAAATTTTTGATGTGATTAAAAATTCTAAAACAGATAATATCTATATACTATCGACCTACACAGCAATGTTAAAATTAAGGGAGGTATTAGCTTTATGA
- a CDS encoding adenosylcobyric acid synthase, translating to MKNINICHLYGNLLNTYGDVGNVMAISHEAHKNGYEVNTKIVTVGDDFDPNDYDFVFFGGGQDYEQSIVQKDLGEKASKLKEFIENDGVLLAICGGYQLLGKYYYDAYNNKIDGLSIFAHYTKNQENSKRFTGPIKIKDSLTGDIYEGFENHGGVTFLSDDQSPFGIVVEGNGNNGSDKTEGFRYKNTIGTYLHGPLLARNEVLCENVFKLIEKNANLSK from the coding sequence ATGAAAAATATAAATATATGCCACCTTTACGGTAATTTACTAAATACTTATGGAGATGTTGGAAATGTTATGGCTATTAGCCACGAAGCCCACAAAAATGGTTATGAAGTAAACACCAAGATTGTAACTGTAGGCGATGATTTTGATCCTAATGATTATGATTTTGTATTTTTTGGCGGTGGTCAAGATTATGAACAATCAATAGTCCAAAAAGATCTGGGTGAAAAGGCTAGCAAACTAAAAGAATTTATTGAAAATGATGGAGTCTTGCTTGCTATTTGTGGTGGATACCAGCTATTAGGTAAGTATTATTATGATGCCTACAACAATAAGATAGATGGCTTATCAATATTTGCTCACTACACTAAGAATCAGGAAAATAGCAAAAGATTCACAGGACCTATAAAAATAAAAGACAGTTTAACTGGAGATATTTACGAAGGTTTTGAAAATCATGGGGGAGTTACATTTTTATCTGATGACCAAAGTCCTTTTGGTATTGTTGTTGAAGGTAATGGAAACAATGGTTCTGACAAGACAGAAGGCTTTAGATACAAAAATACTATTGGCACCTACCTACACGGACCATTACTCGCTAGGAATGAAGTTTTATGCGAGAATGTATTTAAATTGATCGAAAAAAATGCTAATTTATCCAAGTAA
- a CDS encoding YerC/YecD family TrpR-related protein — MTDSKLRNEQTDELFEAILMLKDVDECYSFFTDICTAREIQSIAQRLHVAKLLKIRKTYNVIEEETGASTATISRVNRSLNYGLSGYDLVLDKLIEKDLKKQRENNK, encoded by the coding sequence ATGACAGATTCAAAATTACGAAATGAACAAACCGATGAACTTTTTGAAGCAATCTTGATGTTAAAAGATGTTGATGAATGTTATAGTTTTTTTACAGATATATGTACAGCTAGAGAAATTCAATCAATAGCTCAAAGATTACACGTAGCTAAGCTATTAAAAATAAGAAAAACATATAATGTAATTGAAGAAGAAACGGGGGCTTCTACTGCAACTATCTCTAGAGTTAATAGATCATTAAACTATGGTCTAAGTGGTTATGACCTTGTTTTGGATAAGCTTATAGAAAAAGATTTAAAGAAACAAAGAGAAAATAATAAATAG
- a CDS encoding UvrD-helicase domain-containing protein, with protein sequence MEFEGLNDKQKQAVLHKNGPLLVLAGAGSGKTRVLTTSIANLIENENIDPRNILAITFTNKAANEMKDRVSNLLNMDVSHLWIGTFHSICARILRMNIEKIGYTSNFTIYDTNDQKTLIKDIINELGYKDTISPRSAQNLISSLKNKSISPKEFLIIDGYYQNKNEYYEIYKLYEKRKFEYNALDFDDLIEKVLDLFAKDKETLKYYQYKFSYVYVDEYQDTNKSQYELIKYFASYHNNVVVVGDADQSIYSFRGANINNILNFEKDFEDAKLIKLEQNYRSTSNILNTANSLIVNNINRKDKNLWTDNDNGDEVIYKSNSVESEESKFVVDEIKSLQNNGYALEDIAILYRTNAQSRSFEEALMKNLIDYKVVGGLKFYDRKEIKDLISYLKIIVNPKDDLALKRIINEPKRGIGNKSVEQMEKIATDNELSILDLIRNPLYDYLLSDRLKNLANKFYNPLSDIFDNVDKYKITDLINETLEKSGYLKALESSYSVEDRSRIDNINEFISAASEYEENNPEDTIYDYLENLSLISDLEKTEDSDQSVYLMTMHAAKGLEFPVVFVVGLDEGLFPGKRSIDEGNIEEERRLFYVGITRAREKLYLTSSQVRRAYGKPIYYKPSRFIDEIRENINELENSSIGQFTSKSFERASNEDYMREKTRQSVLDTKLKARKKDDESYQIGDKVMHSKWGQGMIVQIKENEDGNELVVAFDKKGLKKLNQDYAPITKV encoded by the coding sequence ATGGAATTTGAAGGATTAAATGATAAGCAGAAGCAAGCCGTATTACATAAAAATGGCCCCTTGCTGGTATTGGCAGGAGCAGGCAGTGGTAAAACTCGTGTATTGACTACGAGCATAGCAAATTTAATCGAGAATGAAAATATAGATCCAAGAAATATTTTAGCAATAACTTTCACAAATAAAGCTGCAAATGAAATGAAAGATAGGGTTTCAAATCTATTGAATATGGACGTAAGCCATTTATGGATAGGAACTTTCCATTCAATTTGTGCAAGAATTTTGAGGATGAATATTGAAAAAATAGGATATACATCAAATTTTACTATCTATGATACTAATGATCAGAAAACCCTAATTAAAGATATAATAAACGAATTAGGTTATAAAGACACAATTAGTCCTAGGAGTGCCCAAAATTTAATTTCTTCTCTGAAAAATAAATCTATTAGCCCAAAAGAATTTTTAATTATAGATGGCTACTATCAAAATAAGAATGAGTATTACGAAATATATAAGTTATATGAAAAAAGAAAGTTTGAATACAATGCTCTAGATTTTGACGATTTGATTGAAAAGGTACTGGATTTATTTGCTAAAGATAAAGAAACTTTAAAGTATTACCAATACAAGTTTTCTTATGTATACGTGGATGAATACCAAGATACAAATAAGTCCCAATATGAACTTATAAAGTACTTTGCTAGCTACCATAATAATGTTGTAGTCGTAGGAGATGCTGACCAATCAATATATTCTTTTAGGGGAGCTAATATTAATAATATCCTTAACTTTGAGAAAGACTTTGAGGATGCTAAGCTAATAAAGCTTGAACAAAATTATAGGTCGACTTCAAATATACTAAATACTGCTAATTCTTTGATTGTAAATAATATAAATCGTAAGGATAAAAATCTGTGGACAGATAATGACAATGGTGATGAAGTAATATATAAGAGCAATTCTGTTGAAAGCGAAGAAAGTAAATTTGTAGTTGATGAGATTAAAAGTCTACAAAATAATGGTTATGCCCTAGAGGATATTGCAATTTTATATAGGACCAATGCTCAATCTAGGTCATTTGAAGAAGCTTTGATGAAAAATCTGATTGACTATAAGGTAGTTGGTGGACTTAAATTCTATGATAGGAAAGAAATCAAAGATTTGATCTCTTATCTAAAAATTATTGTCAATCCAAAGGATGACTTAGCTTTAAAAAGAATAATTAATGAGCCCAAAAGAGGTATAGGGAATAAGAGTGTTGAACAAATGGAGAAGATCGCTACTGATAACGAATTATCCATCCTAGATCTTATAAGAAATCCCCTTTATGACTACCTACTATCAGATAGGCTAAAAAATTTAGCAAATAAGTTTTATAATCCACTAAGTGACATATTTGATAATGTGGATAAGTATAAAATAACGGATTTAATTAATGAAACACTAGAAAAATCTGGCTACTTAAAGGCTCTTGAATCTAGCTATTCTGTTGAGGACAGGTCAAGAATTGATAATATAAATGAGTTTATATCAGCGGCTAGCGAATACGAAGAAAATAATCCAGAAGATACAATTTACGATTATCTGGAAAATTTAAGCTTGATATCTGACTTGGAGAAAACTGAAGACAGTGACCAATCTGTTTACCTAATGACCATGCATGCGGCAAAGGGACTAGAATTCCCAGTTGTTTTTGTTGTTGGCTTGGATGAAGGATTATTTCCAGGTAAAAGATCAATCGATGAAGGTAATATAGAAGAAGAACGCAGGCTTTTTTATGTTGGTATCACCAGGGCCAGGGAAAAGTTATACTTAACTAGCAGTCAAGTTCGTAGGGCCTATGGGAAGCCAATATATTACAAGCCATCTCGTTTTATAGATGAAATCAGAGAAAATATAAATGAATTAGAAAATTCATCAATTGGACAATTCACCTCTAAATCTTTTGAAAGAGCATCAAATGAAGATTATATGAGGGAAAAGACAAGACAATCAGTACTTGATACAAAGTTAAAAGCACGTAAGAAGGATGATGAAAGCTATCAAATCGGAGATAAGGTAATGCATTCTAAGTGGGGCCAGGGCATGATTGTCCAGATAAAAGAAAATGAAGACGGTAATGAGTTGGTTGTTGCTTTTGATAAAAAAGGACTAAAAAAACTTAACCAGGATTATGCTCCAATAACAAAGGTGTGA
- the ligA gene encoding NAD-dependent DNA ligase LigA, which translates to MGKIEEINELIEKIEELNYHYYTLDAPLVSDGEYDKLYDRLKELEEETGFSPENSPTKKVGGQVLEKFEKHFHISRLYSQDKAQSFEDLENWIGRVNRLRDSYNESHEDKLDDIEYILEYKFDGLTINLTYEDGELINAATRGNGSVGEEISSQVHTIKSVPRTIKEQSLLEIQGEALMPLSELERYNKENEFQLKNARNAAAGALRNLDTNETRKRNLIAYIYNISTTNLDFKSEEEMLDFLKNQGFQVHPYHKKVKTYDEIIKELDKIEEERKTLDILTDGVVIKINDKKTQQALGYTNKFPRWSLAYKFEAEEYTTTLLDVVWNVGRTGKVTPSAILEPVDFSGVTVSRATLNNYDDILRKKVKLGSRVFIRRSNDVIPEILGVVDENQEGTKVIEKPSHCPYCGSELIEGNVHIICPNSLSCTPQLLARIEHFASRNAMDIEGLSEKTIGQLMDELGIKEVYDLYDLTYDDLIDLDRFGPKKTNNLLDAIEASKDVDLNRFIYAIGIPNVGERTARDLASQFKNFDSLRKAEASELTQIPDIGDITAENIMEFFADANINEAIDLLLSKGININEDINEASTSILEGLTYVITGTIDNYKRDEIKDLIEKNGGKVTGSVSKNTDALICGENAGSKLDKAKSLDIKVIDGNELKKFLNELEGK; encoded by the coding sequence ATGGGAAAAATAGAAGAAATTAATGAATTAATAGAAAAAATAGAAGAATTAAACTACCATTATTACACCCTCGATGCGCCTTTGGTTTCAGATGGTGAATATGACAAACTATACGATAGGTTAAAAGAACTTGAAGAAGAAACTGGATTTTCTCCAGAAAATTCGCCTACCAAAAAAGTTGGTGGCCAAGTATTAGAAAAGTTTGAGAAGCACTTTCATATTTCAAGGCTATATTCCCAGGATAAGGCCCAGTCATTTGAAGATCTTGAAAACTGGATAGGAAGAGTAAATAGGCTACGCGATTCCTACAATGAAAGCCACGAAGATAAGCTTGATGATATAGAATACATCTTAGAATATAAATTTGATGGCCTGACTATTAATCTAACTTATGAAGATGGCGAATTGATAAATGCTGCTACTAGGGGTAATGGTAGTGTAGGAGAAGAGATATCATCCCAAGTCCATACTATAAAATCAGTGCCTAGAACTATTAAAGAGCAGTCACTTTTAGAAATTCAAGGTGAAGCTTTGATGCCCTTATCTGAGCTAGAAAGATATAATAAAGAAAATGAATTTCAGCTAAAAAACGCTAGAAATGCCGCGGCTGGAGCTCTAAGGAATCTAGATACAAATGAAACTAGAAAAAGAAATTTAATAGCCTATATATATAATATTTCTACCACTAATTTAGATTTTAAAAGTGAAGAAGAAATGTTAGACTTTTTAAAAAATCAAGGTTTTCAAGTTCACCCTTACCACAAAAAAGTTAAAACCTATGATGAAATAATCAAAGAGTTAGATAAAATAGAAGAAGAACGCAAAACTTTGGACATCTTAACAGATGGGGTTGTAATCAAGATTAATGATAAAAAAACTCAACAAGCTCTAGGTTATACAAACAAATTTCCAAGATGGTCATTAGCTTATAAGTTTGAAGCTGAAGAATACACAACAACGCTTTTAGATGTGGTGTGGAATGTAGGAAGAACTGGAAAAGTTACACCATCTGCGATTCTTGAACCGGTTGATTTTTCGGGAGTCACAGTATCTCGTGCAACCTTAAATAATTATGATGACATATTAAGAAAAAAAGTTAAACTAGGATCAAGAGTATTTATAAGAAGGTCAAATGACGTTATTCCTGAAATATTGGGAGTTGTTGATGAAAATCAAGAGGGAACAAAAGTAATAGAAAAGCCAAGTCATTGTCCATATTGTGGCAGTGAATTAATAGAAGGCAATGTTCATATTATTTGCCCAAACTCTTTATCTTGTACTCCACAACTATTAGCAAGGATTGAGCATTTTGCATCTAGAAATGCTATGGATATTGAGGGACTTTCTGAAAAGACTATCGGCCAATTAATGGATGAGCTTGGAATAAAAGAAGTTTATGATCTCTACGATCTAACTTATGATGATCTTATTGATTTAGATCGTTTTGGTCCTAAAAAAACAAACAATCTCTTAGATGCAATTGAAGCTAGTAAAGATGTGGATTTAAATAGATTTATATATGCAATTGGTATACCAAATGTAGGGGAGAGAACAGCTAGAGATTTAGCAAGTCAATTTAAAAACTTTGATAGTCTAAGAAAAGCAGAAGCTAGTGAACTAACACAAATCCCAGACATTGGAGATATAACTGCAGAAAACATTATGGAATTTTTTGCGGATGCAAATATCAATGAAGCAATTGACTTGCTCCTATCAAAGGGAATAAATATAAATGAAGATATAAATGAGGCTTCAACAAGTATATTAGAAGGCTTAACCTATGTAATAACTGGAACCATTGACAACTATAAAAGAGATGAGATTAAAGACTTAATTGAGAAAAATGGGGGCAAAGTCACAGGCTCTGTTTCAAAAAACACTGATGCTTTAATCTGTGGAGAAAACGCAGGTTCCAAGCTTGATAAAGCAAAAAGTTTAGATATTAAAGTAATTGATGGCAATGAACTAAAGAAATTTTTAAACGAACTAGAAGGGAAGTAG
- the gatC gene encoding Asp-tRNA(Asn)/Glu-tRNA(Gln) amidotransferase subunit GatC, whose product MDTKEVEKIYNLSNLSLEGKDLELMTEKFNQVLDFIEGIFDVDTEGVPMTESIYNHKAVFREDEVFEETSREDALKNAGDKEFGYFRLDWKL is encoded by the coding sequence ATGGATACAAAGGAAGTTGAAAAGATTTATAATCTTTCCAATCTGAGCCTAGAAGGTAAGGATTTGGAGCTTATGACTGAAAAATTCAATCAGGTATTAGATTTTATTGAGGGAATTTTTGATGTAGATACTGAAGGTGTTCCTATGACAGAAAGTATTTATAACCATAAAGCAGTATTTAGAGAGGATGAAGTTTTTGAAGAAACTTCAAGAGAAGATGCTCTCAAAAATGCTGGTGACAAAGAATTTGGATATTTTAGATTGGATTGGAAGTTATAG